tagcccactagtagcgaaaagcgtggctttttggtggcaaaaaaggattgaAGTCTAGCTataactagctaaaagttttttattctcaatatttttgatcacctagttggattttactaaaacaccctcatggcctctgagtcaataggaCATTTGGCCttcagcctcatgggctattgactcagagcccattcggtctcaaggaataattgttaattattttgcaGTGAGCTACATGGCTATGTGGCTATGCCATTAAGTGGCTATGtggttacaggtcaaaattaaattcaggttaaatacttttaacctaggttgattctcaatttcctttgtctcctagctctAATCCATGCAGGAGACAAAGCATATTGagaatcaatcaattaattttgacctgtaaccaCCGTTTTAGGGGTATAGCTTTGAAGTAGCcgggtattctgcagttaagcCGTGAATTTCGTTCACAGCAGTACACTCTGAAAAATGCATTAATACACATTTATCCCTAGAGAAAAGGCCATTAACAAAAACTGGATCGGAGCGGATCAGATCACAACAGGTAACCCTATCCCTGACCTTTGGTCATTAAGTGAAATACAGGTGGTCCAATCCATATTTTGTTGATGCCTCTCAGAAAATGCACCCAATATGCATGTATAATAACTTAAATAAGTTTCTTTCCACCCCTTTTCAGAAAAAACTGATCTTCAGTCCTACAACCTTCAAATATTCCTTTTTTTCGTTCACCACTTCAGAAAATCTCGTCAACCGGGGGAAGACTAGCGGAGGTGTGGATGGCCCATAACAGGGCGAACGCCCCTGCCCCCACGACACACGGGCTTAATGGCACTTGAAGGAAAACTCGCTTTCGGCCACCATTCGCAAAATGGGTCATCATGTAACAATCACCCGCACAAATCAAGCCACATGACAGTCAGTTCACTGAATATTTTGGGTTTACTGTAAGACTGAACCTTCTGTTATTTGATGAGGCTTACCTTTGGCTTCGAGGACGACGAGTCTTGTTTTGGGACGCTTCTTCATCAATTCGTAGGCAGCAGATAACCCTGAAATTCCTGCTCCGACCACTACAACATCCACGCTCTCCGACAGGGCAGCAGCCATGAGTATTGTGAATCATATGATGATATTTTCGTGCTTTCGGCGTTAaattaacaaacaaaaggaaCGCAGCGGCGCGGAACAGAGaagtcatggaaaatttaaTATAAACGTCAAACAACCGTGAGAAGCCTGGAACTAGTCGTTTGATCGTCACCGGACACCACAGgacttcagggcggaaaaacgtaatgagcatgcgtgaacttttttgcccagattcccaggccgggtttgaaaaaatggcgggatttcaaatattttattgcctaaaaataaaatgtttccactcattACCTGGAAAGaccaggcaatttgtcttcaaaagttgcaagctgtggttataaccttgtcgttacttaattttctcgaagaatacctcatagtaaaacggactttaaagACATTAATTTCTTTGCGTTGTATtggaaatgtgcgtgcgtaggtccgatttttttcaagatgcattcacaaaatgtgttcatataaggaagttcctggatatataaggtccggagctccactgtggacacaaaaacaacatatctttcgacagtgatttgcccaaaaaaaataacgcttgcccacaatgtgtttgaagtcactgaactttgtcgcactcgagctgatattttaaaaccctcgctcgatcggacactcgtagtttcgcagatcactaaaatataaacgaAATCCTCAATTtagaagttattgcgttgatatgtgggcagaaaaaaggacaacctttatctagtaaaatcttcccaaataCCGGTTTAATagcaactatagttttttaaacttgctccTTTCGCGCAAAtgtataaattttgctttgtgttgtcaagttgaacacgcataacatctgtcaaaaacctacgcgtaagtaggatttccttcaaacaaagttaaagttacgttatttcaaaaacttcttgctgacaatgaagaaataaattttctgtgcgaaaacaacctacctaaagatcttaaaagcaaaagatcacttgcaacttggcagccaaggcatgattcaccattttatagctattttcaataagcttaacaggtccatgcgagggtcttcgtttaagcaaattaaactcagccgatcagagtagaaaatacagaaaattgcacttaagggtttgttttgctcgcctcagtcaaatccagctgcagaaattgtttacgggaaaagagtcaattgttttgaagtcactgccggcagttatcgttctctacttcacagcgagtgaaaaggacaacttgcgtacagaaagttattctgataaagaacagaaactttcatagtgcactggaaaacaaaactatgtaatgaaaaatgaaaaaactctgactattattacttgagcaacagaaaaaatgatcttaggtaagcttgctggccttctatttccgagaaagtttaataagcgcacaagtttgttcactctgatgtgctataacagcaatatggttctttgactgaacacaaagataaagctggttctgcaaaggtaataaatctgggcatgtaaaaaaagtaaccgtaactactaataacagaatacaagcgggttttaattcaacccggcgaaatcaactcataaagtaatcggatgcacaatcagaGCCAAaccttcagggcggaaaaacgttctgcgcaagcttctgcgcatcccttatcgcaggctcaaggcgggcttttctttgtgttaaccagggcggataaaggttgggcggtgaaacgagcgcgtccgagcaaaaaggtgtgatgcagtggactgggactctgcttagaaatgtcgcttgttttcgacttcggtcagggcttgcgatgtggtttgtacattagacactgccgctgtcactgaattatggcggcttgatttgttttcttgcacttcttcctctttcctttgtgctggtacgctgtctctgAGAGGCAAacgttgctattttttgcgggagggtTAGTTGGAGTActacatctctttcaaagggtttcttttactACTTCCAcggactctaccactgaattatattttcgtgctgctactcgccaatatcgatgttattccaaaacaaaaacaactaagtactgtttaaaacacgaaggaaaatctcatctatgtcatccatggcaaaactaaaagacagcagatcgtgtttcataactagatgacgtgtataaatgcgtgcagctcgtgcaaggtgaaattatgctaatttcaatcaccatcatccttctttttaattttgaaaaaaacatctcatacgtctttctgtttcttcgaaacttaaagattagtttcccctcagtttttactgtttaccttgttttgctttagagggaaaaacggagaaaaaacctcacaaataacctcaataaattttgtttacatgcggttgtcGGATTTGCAACACATTGAGCGAATCgtcatggcgcgttgcacccgagaaacaaagtttgaagaagtacaacgccactatatcaatatatatcaatctaattttttgttatgttatacaaaatttatcccccttcaacatatgtaaaaattgaggttaagaagtgttaagcttttccGAACGAAaaggcgaaagacgattaggtgatatttagtggaaggaggaggtattcaacactttcaaattaaactcaaattttggcattatacgaccaacaagtttcaCTTATAGACGTACAAACACAAAcgtatgaaactgtttattgatattgttatgaaacgaatttatctatttgacattgtagcctgaaattacagaaagaaaataggatttccggtttgcaaaaaggaaaatttcgccggcctcagttcaagcgcaccggaagcgcggaaagagcgctcgtgccagtcctactccgcatcacacattaaatgaagagcggagcgctcgtttcaccgcccaacctttatccgccctggtgttaactgtgtttgtttgttgctggagttctgagtgaaatgcacgaggtgTGAACGTTTGCTCCccgtaaagcatttttatttgacatgtttgcttttttttcgtcgcttgaaaattactttggattcagaacaaccaatgttaaaggaaaaacggatcattccgtcagtctgaggtggaataaagggttttgaacatttcttaagaggcgagtatttttctgattgtgcatccgattaatttatgagtCAGATTTCGCCGGGTTCAATtcaaacccgcttgtattctgttattagtagttatggctactttttttacatgcccagatttattacccttgcagaaccagctttatctttgtcttcagtcaaagaaccatattgctgtCATAAGgcatcagagtgaacaaacCTTTGCGgttattaaactttctcgggaatagaaggccagcaagcttactcaagatcatttttctgttgctcaagtaataacagtcagagttttttttatttttcattacatagttttgttttccagtgcactgtgaaagtttctgttctttataagaataactttctgtacgcaaattgtccttttcactcgctctgaagtagagaacgacaactgccggcagtgacttcaaaacaattgactcttttcccgtaaacaatCGCTGCAGCTTGATTTGCCTGAggcaagcaaaacaaacccttatgtgcaattttctgtattttgtaatgatcggctgagtttaatttgcttaaaagAAGACACTTgcatggaccagttaagcttattgaaaatagctaaatggtgaatcatgacttggctgccaagttgcaactgattttttggttttaagaaCTTTAGGTAGGATGttttcgcacagaaaattcatttctttattgtcagcaagaagtttttgaaataatgtaactttaactttgtttgaaggaaatcctatttacgcgtaggtttttgacagatgttatgtgttcaacttgacaacacaaagcaaaatttatatatctgcgcgaaacgaggAAGTTtaaaaactatagttgctttgaaaccgatttttgggaagattttacgaGATAAAGAatgaccttttttctgcccacatatcaacgcaataacttcttCATTGAGGattttgcttatattttagtgatctgcgaaactacgagtgtccgatcgagctagggttttaaaatatcagctcgaacacgacaaagttcagtgacttcaaacacattgtgggcaagcgttaatttttttgggcaaatcactgtcgaaagatatgttgtttttgtgtccacagtggagctccggaccttatatatccaggaacttccttatatgaacacattttgtgaatgcatcttgaaaaaaatcggacctacgccTATGCATGCGgcatgcacatttccagtacaacgcaaggaaattaacgtcgttaaagtccgttttactatgaggtattcttcgagaaaattaagcaacgacaaggttataaccacagcttgcaacttttgaagaaaaattgcctgttctttccaggttatgaggggaaacattttatttttaggcaataaaatattcgaaattccgccattttttcaaacccggccaggggatctgggcaaaaaagttcacgcatgctcattacgtttttccgccctgaaggaCAAACCACGGGACAGTTTAACGGGACGGTTTAAAGGTAAAAGTATTTACCATGTAGAGTGGgcaagtgtgacgtcacgttaccatggtggcaaaaatttctggatgaaaacaatagggagtttTTGCAACGCCGACGGCGAACAGcgaaaaaacaataggtttaggtTGGCAAATAACgttgcacgtgcatcacccttttttgtacatttcttagccgttgttgcacggctgcaacatgaaacttcctataAATTTCACGCGCCcactttatggagtaggtgagtGTGCGAAAAGCTAGAGAAGCATACCTCAACGAGACGGGCAAAACTCTTGAACCATTCGGTATCAataagaaagatgaaatgtCATACCTTCTTTATTTCTTCCGTTTGTAATCATTTATTActactatttttacatttcaaatttcgTTCATATCACTACTTCAACGGTTTTTGTCTTCATATACTTTTAATGtcacttttttcttattaaattttcacgtGTTATTATAGTATCATATTACACGCTATTCTTTACTTCAAATTGTAGCGTCTTAGCTTCACCTCATCATTGTATGTAAGACCCTAAAGAAAGAAAGGCCATGCCTTCCGAAAAATTGGTAAATTAAATATATATttccgactgtaaaatcagccttgcctCTTTTGTTTAATATCTTCACTTGTTGCTGATTGGATCCATTATTAGGATCCGGTGCTTCTTTTTTGTAAACTGGTCCTTgcttcaaaaattaaataaaattgagggtgttgaCTTAAACAGGGCATGTACTTTAGgatttttttgtcctaaacagggtcagggtttcaaacacTTAGCGGCTCACCTAGTTATACCCAAACATTGGTCAAGTagccaacccccccccccccccccgctgggGTTCACAGTTCCCTATtgaccattttcacatagaccataatgtaccttgtttacccccccccccccaaaaaaaaaaaaaaaaaattttgcatagcCAATGTTCTCCTGggtattgactattttccaattccccataatacactctgtctgccccccaaattttgcataacttattgtcttaaaatgctcttgggaaaatgcaatactcccaggagcatttaaaaattaagaatttgttcatgcttagcgtgcgtatatcgagttatggatgcacgcgggaagtttggagagcacgaaagatgcgtaagagttgcacgaggcgatagccgagtgcaactctagcttctttagtgctctccaaacttcccaagtgcatccataactcgatatacgcacagctaaaagcatgagcaaattcttttataacatagctgacaaaaatgcttgctttttgattaactacaaaattctcgtaacgcgcgacacaataacaaacggttctattggctgattgcgaacacgccacaatcctctagtttgaatgaaaatattctttttgtaaaagtgagaaagaaaatttgcttctttattcgttaacgatcaatggaaactaagcagaaacaaaggtaaaagagtcttaaagttcaccttaagttaaaatactaacatgttcgtaagaagtcgtggagtatggtttggatttgctaaaAAGATCTTTACGTTtcgctcggcgaaatccagaaaacatgtttttagcgaagacgactgtcatccttgcttaaacttatattcatttacgaacattggctagtcattacggcttcttgagaagacctggcagcagttgtttttgtgagtaataaatttatgttttcttgtgtaatttgtgttgttattgcgagagaaattttcctgcttcagtcggattgtccggagataacaaagtgcataacaaatttaaaaacaacaataaaaacggaaattttgcctttaaatgttgttgatgaccagttggtgtctgttctgttcccagtgaatgtctttcggccaaaatttgctgcagctggtattcgacaaatttgcaaaacgcgcaacttgcgagtttttttttaaattcggctttatttttgctgcttgttggatcaggaccgaaaaggtcaatgccgatagaaaaattgggcagtttttcgctggtttcttccatattttaaagacaaggaaaagtgtactgcagcttaaaagacgacaactttgcagccagggaaaaaaaaatgctcacgtcatcttatttacgcacgggcgtgcgtaaataaagattttgttcatagcggctcaataggacttatatagggcaagcacgcgcgctatgttataacaatggtttatgcaaaatttggggggcaaacagagtgcattatggggaattggaaaatagagaattacagtcatcccaagagaaatcaaagaaaatggTTATGCAAACTTTTGGGGGGGAAACAAGGTGCATTGTGGTCCATGTGAAAACGATTGTCGAGATGTCGGGATTAAACTCAGTCAAGAAGGCCGCCTGAAGCGCTCGTTCTCGGCGATCGAGTTTTAGTCACCAATCAGAGAGCGCAAAAAACGCTATCCATTGTTTTAGTAGATACTAATATAAATTACCCTATGTGCCACTGACTGAAACAGAAGCATTCAGTTCATTTACGCTGAAACAGAAGCATTCAGTAGCACGTGAGAAAAAATCTCTGGTACCCATGGTAAGTCTAAATAGCAAAAGGCAAAAAGGCATATCACAAACAGAACTAGACTTCTGatacaaaagagaaaagtgATTTATTCGGATCATTGATATATGAAGCGAAAAAATCCATTATAGTTGTTAACGTGGCAAAACAAATCGATGTGATTGTCTCTTGAGACTGGCTCTGCTTTTCATTAGCAGCAGGGACATAGCTTCTTCTTGATCATTTTCAAAGCAAGCTAGAGGAAAGAGAAACAATTTgattattatttgaaaattaaaactagctggaaaaacacgaaaaaataacaaaacaagatgttttttccactaaaaaaataacaatcggttacacacacagattgtgtgggcgcccAGTGTTTTGACAAGCTTTGTTGTgtttgatattttgaaattaaCTGATTCTCTTCTCAAACAAagtgattttagaaaaaaaggccagttatttaaacggagtttagcgcGTGTTTAATACGTGGTAAGCCATTTTCCGTTTTtccaacgcttttatctaaacattatTTATCGAATCCGCCTACATACCGGTTGGGAGagttttgtaattaattttatgtTCATTCACTGTAAATGATTTACCTTGATTGTAGTACAAATGGAGGGTTTTGGTACTCCGGACGGCAGTTTACGACGCAAGCAACAAATTAGAATGCCGAACGCCACAAGAATCAGAAATATAACACCTGCAATGCTGCAATGATAACATGCAAAATCAGTTTTAAACACTTCTACTGGTGGTGAATGAGATTATGAGAAAATATTTTGGTGCAATTCAGACATAAAAGAGACGGCCTTTTTTTCCCCATGTGATTGTGGAGCGCTAGccctaaaattaaaattctggttaagtccgtccaCAAGTCAGCACCAAAATCCTTGGGCGctttccataaaaaaaaatgtggttatAATTTCACAGACCTAACCCAAGCCACCGCACGTTTGGTTATTGTACTTGCAACTGTTACAGTGAcatgggcatccccattcccaaaaccctagtgatatttgcatccccttctcatattacctaAGCCatttgggttagggttacaggggatgcaCATATCACatgttttgggaatggggatgcccatatcaccaTATCACTGCCATATTAgaagacgactggggacgaggttgttgtACTTGCGAGCAAGATACAGAAAAGCGGTAcaggggacaacaattttgtcaaaatgaaaAGTGATATTTCGTTCCAACCAACCAAAGGTGGTCCCCAATTTTCTGGTTGGACGGAGCCTTGATGGAAAGCGCCCCTTCTTGTGGGCCCAGGATGTGAGTAAACGCCATGGTTGGCTTGTTAAAAAAGCCCCTATTCAACTGggaattcattcattcactccgTTGGGAGCCAAGAACAAGGCTATCGGCGCtacttcgcagacgttactaaccgagtAAAGATTATGTCTGGGACGCAGTTATAGAGCGCTTGACCAAAAGTAACCACAAAACCCTACTTGTGACTTGTACTCACGCAATACCGACGATAGCTCCGATACTAAGGCCCCCCTTGTCGTCAGAGCTGGATTCGTACTGTATCCCCGCATTCCCCTTGACCCCTAGGGAACACTTCCCTGGGCATGCACAGACGCTATGTAATGATGTTTTCTGCAAAGAAggaacaaataaacaaaataacagtCAACCCTTCGGCTCTTGTGTTTAAGTGAGATGTTATGCAATCCCATTTTTGAGCCAGTGAACGAGTAAAAGAAATCATGTATTGTGACAGGTCAAAGACAGTTTTTCATTGGTACGTTAGAacatttgttagcttttttagactcgaccgtgcacaacgttcaatagcattcctataatttttggcattttgaacttactgaccaacagaaacatcgcattactttattcagtcacaatttgtgaacaaaaaacaaaggaaaatgaagaaatgattgtcgcagtgaacgcaatttatgcaattgcgtaaagaagcctgaaaaaaattcaggacttcaacggggtttgaacccgtgacctcgcgattaccggtgcgatgctctaccaactgagctatgaagccactgacgttgggagcaggtcaattgtgggttcatatgttcccgtgaaagaaatgagtgttaacccttcaagtcccaatgGTGTCCAACATCAATATTCTCCTAACACTATCCATACATTGttaagagattaggttatgagaattaataatatGATCATCTAAGAGAAAATATCttgatcttttaccaaattctcttaactcattctttaaggaaatgtatgaagaccagtttggagaatttgtatgtggaaattgggacttaaagggttaatgacaTATGAAATATATCATAtttgaactgcggaaatgaaatgaaaatgaagaaatgatcgtcgcagtgaacgcaatttatgcaattgtttaaagaagcctgaaaaaaattcaggacttcaaagGATTGTGGACcgcggtcagggagcttccaacataaactgcagcaccgtTGTTCTCATGtctgatgtttgccggctttcctAACCAGTCTTCTCTACTAAAACTATGGTTAGAATGATACTAATTATCCTCTAGGACTTTGATCTTTGGGAAGTTTGGAGTAGATATGGAATATGCTACTCGAAACGTTTTTACCGCGTTCCCTTAGTGGACATGTGGACATGTTAACTTTACCACTTCGCCTTCGGTTACAAACCCTAGACTTACAGAACGTCGTAGGCGGTTTTGCGAAGATGACCAAGGTTGATATCCAGGTAGCATTAAACGCGGGTataaaaaatgttaagaaatacCTGGAGCTGGAAAACTGAGATACTAGAGACAAATATTTCGTTGCATCGAAAGACGTTTCCCATTTTGGATAAGTTTACGTTAAAGAAGATTCCAGGATTCAGCAATCCGCTTTCAGTAAATTACTTACGAAAGACGAGGAATCGGAGACCATTGGCTCAACTCTTCCTTCTTCTGTGGCGCTGCAAACTAGGGAAATTGTAGTTCTGCGAGAGATAATAACAAGAACCAAACTGACGGAAGGAGCACTTGAATTACCAAAAAAGGTGAACTAAAAGATGGGACTAAAACTCCccaggggtactcccttatataacaCAAATAGGTATATGCCGCCCGAAAGAACATTGTTTTTGTGCGCCGTTTCGGTAAGAAAACGGTATGGTTTTCGCGGGAACTACGAAAGTGTATGAAAGAATTTGTCCTTTAAATTCCTAATGTATTACTTAACAAAGAAAGAGTAATACGCGAATtcaaaatggattttaagaaatctttttcttaGCGTTCTAGTCTATGTAACGACGACAAAATTTCTGCCAGTGTaaaggtctgaaaaagggtgtaAAAAATGACCTTTTTGATCTGAAATAGGGTTAGGATTTGGAAAACCGGGCGGTACATTCCCCctaagaattcccaggagtagcTAAAACTCTACCTTTTCTCTCCCGCTCCTAAGGCTCCCTAGGGAATTTGTTCGAAGGTTAGAATAATGATAAATCCAGGAGAAATCAAATATCACTTATTTACATTTCATTGCTTCCTTTCACTCCATACGTCAACTGACATTGCCCACGCTGCTCATCAAGCACACAGTCCGACATTTCTCTTTCTCCTATGCTCACGTAAGAACTCTGCCGGGAATTAGCTGGCCGGGTGACTTGACAAACCTGTGTAGGTAGAACACTGATTTGGTCACTGAGTCATACGATGAATTGGCCCGGCTCTTGCAACAGGCGCCTGTTTTATAAGTTAAAGGGAAAAATTTCGAAGACacgtgcgtaaacaaaaaaactctaCACTGGTGCCGAGAATCTATGGATGTCCCCTTGATAAAGGTTTTACTATTAATTAATTTAGGTAAGAAGATTGATACATTAATAAGGTTGTCCATTCATTTATTCCTATGGGAGTATCCTGTAAGAAATCTCTGTATAATATGATTAATACAAATATACATATATCGATAGGTTCTGATCCGGAGTAGAATTTCCTTTTCATAGAAGACAATCGTATTTATTAAAGAACAGGTATTATTTTTACTCTGGTTTAAGGGAGCTTTAACGAACGACGACCGCGACAGAGACGACAACGGCAACGGAAACGTGAAACAAAAACTTTGTGCATCACACTTGTTGGTACATTTTTTTCCGTCACTGCACGACAACGACACTTCACGTTTTGTAGAGGACGTGAAGGGaagatgtttttgttcttttcctGACCTTTGAtgtgtagcctgtgtacagacgccccatCCCCTAAAACAAATAGGGGAGAGagactctctctctctctccctccctctcttcccgatttttttttcgttttttgaggggagggggcgtctgCGAGCTATCGATGtggtccttaagaattcaactcctgaaaaaTTCGCtgacatttgacaaattgaacgagGCGTAATATAGCGATGAAATTTaaaacagcgcgaattcacttttta
The sequence above is a segment of the Porites lutea chromosome 3, jaPorLute2.1, whole genome shotgun sequence genome. Coding sequences within it:
- the LOC140929762 gene encoding uncharacterized protein, with product MNAGVFALILALFALAPVQGVKKCEKIDTCRCLTDEGEISLWSLAGQTPPNRARFNISSSSSSSTFYQWNPCSAWTAQGHPCEDAAVCQVTRPANSRQSSYVSIGEREMSDCVLDEQRGQCQLTYGVKGSNEITTISLVCSATEEGRVEPMVSDSSSFKTSLHSVCACPGKCSLGVKGNAGIQYESSSDDKGGLSIGAIVGIAIAGVIFLILVAFGILICCLRRKLPSGVPKPSICTTIKLALKMIKKKLCPCC